A window of the Acidithiobacillus thiooxidans ATCC 19377 genome harbors these coding sequences:
- the rpmB gene encoding 50S ribosomal protein L28, whose protein sequence is MSRVCKVTGKKPMAGNNVSHAHNKTRRRFLPNLQYHRFWVESENRWVRMRVSTKGIRTIDKKGIDAVLAELRAAGEKI, encoded by the coding sequence ATGTCCAGAGTTTGCAAGGTGACCGGCAAAAAGCCTATGGCCGGAAACAATGTTTCGCACGCCCACAACAAGACCCGTCGGCGTTTTCTGCCCAATCTCCAGTATCATCGTTTCTGGGTAGAAAGTGAAAATCGTTGGGTGCGTATGCGGGTGAGCACCAAGGGTATTCGTACCATCGACAAAAAAGGTATTGATGCGGTTCTGGCTGAACTGCGTGCTGCCGGCGAAAAAATCTGA
- the hrcA gene encoding heat-inducible transcriptional repressor HrcA encodes MAMDERARHLLKSLIEQHIANGVPVGSRQLAKGAGLNISPATVRNVMADLEDEGYLISPHTSAGRIPTHVGYRFFVDALLRVVPLSPESHQLLIHRLGHYIPDTEQVLHAATEVLSELTHMAGFVRVPRRANRTLRHVDFLALREKEVLAIFVTDKGDVENRLIRTEHALSAAELNQAANFFNESYGGRPLQEVIQHLQRDLQQSRHEMDRILRSAMELGEEMLEEDQQRMLIEGEFQLLDLPELAGSERLRELLNAVRQKRDLVHLLDGSMRGSEVRLFIGEESGFAPLSDCSVVSAPYVVDGEVLGVLGVIGPMRMPYQQIIPLVDGTAHLLGRALSQS; translated from the coding sequence ATGGCTATGGATGAACGTGCGCGGCACCTGCTCAAATCCCTCATCGAGCAGCATATAGCCAATGGTGTACCGGTCGGCAGTCGCCAGTTGGCCAAGGGCGCCGGTCTCAATATCAGTCCTGCTACGGTCCGTAATGTCATGGCGGATCTTGAAGATGAAGGTTATCTGATTTCCCCCCATACTTCTGCCGGACGCATTCCTACCCATGTTGGTTACCGCTTTTTTGTGGATGCGCTGCTGCGGGTGGTGCCGCTGTCCCCTGAGTCCCATCAACTGCTGATTCATCGGTTGGGGCACTACATTCCGGATACCGAGCAGGTGCTCCATGCGGCCACGGAGGTGCTTTCGGAATTGACCCACATGGCGGGGTTTGTCCGTGTGCCCCGACGTGCCAATCGAACGTTGCGCCATGTGGATTTTCTGGCACTGCGCGAAAAGGAAGTGCTGGCCATTTTTGTGACCGATAAGGGCGATGTCGAAAACCGCCTGATTCGCACCGAACACGCCCTCAGTGCCGCTGAACTCAATCAGGCGGCCAATTTCTTCAATGAAAGTTATGGTGGTCGCCCCTTGCAGGAAGTCATCCAGCATTTGCAGCGCGATCTGCAGCAATCCCGTCACGAAATGGACCGCATATTGCGCAGTGCCATGGAGCTGGGTGAGGAAATGCTGGAAGAAGATCAGCAGCGCATGCTTATTGAAGGGGAGTTTCAATTGCTGGACCTGCCGGAACTGGCCGGTAGTGAACGTCTGCGCGAGTTACTCAATGCGGTGCGGCAGAAGCGTGACCTGGTCCATCTTCTGGATGGCAGCATGCGCGGCAGTGAAGTGCGCCTCTTCATTGGTGAGGAATCGGGCTTTGCGCCCTTGAGCGATTGCAGTGTCGTTTCAGCGCCGTACGTGGTGGATGGCGAGGTGCTGGGCGTGCTCGGCGTGATTGGACCCATGCGTATGCCCTATCAACAGATTATTCCCCTGGTGGATGGCACCGCCCATTTACTGGGGCGGGCCTTGTCACAATCTTGA
- a CDS encoding alpha/beta hydrolase → MSLAVRMSKLFIAGMTGVLSACSPLQIINRLTPTNTYKVTQGIRYQHQARGHLDVYEPVARDGYPEPAGGYPVVLFIYGGAWDSGNRQEYKFVGEALAARGLVVVIPNYCIYPQVRYPAFLKDNARAVAWTYQHIAAFGGNIRDFYIMGHSAGAYNAAMLVMDPRWLQAVGLKPDIFSGWIGLAGPYNFYPITYKPVRPIFFYPDYPPNSMPIDFANNADIPRTFLGAAVHDNLVNPKVNTEVLAAMLKKAGVSVELKMYRGVNHETLIGAFAKPLRWMAPVLDDVVAFIKEGHDQRIHP, encoded by the coding sequence ATGTCCTTAGCTGTGAGAATGAGCAAATTATTCATTGCCGGGATGACGGGCGTTCTTTCCGCCTGTTCTCCGCTACAAATTATCAATCGTCTTACCCCGACAAATACCTATAAGGTCACTCAGGGTATTCGTTATCAGCATCAGGCACGCGGACATCTGGATGTATATGAACCCGTTGCCAGGGATGGTTATCCTGAACCGGCGGGAGGCTATCCCGTGGTGCTGTTTATTTACGGCGGTGCCTGGGATAGCGGCAACCGGCAAGAATACAAGTTTGTAGGGGAAGCCCTGGCAGCCCGTGGTTTGGTGGTGGTCATACCCAATTATTGCATTTATCCACAGGTACGTTATCCTGCTTTTTTAAAGGATAATGCACGTGCTGTAGCCTGGACTTATCAGCACATCGCCGCTTTCGGTGGCAATATCCGGGATTTTTATATCATGGGCCATAGTGCAGGGGCCTATAATGCCGCCATGTTGGTGATGGATCCGCGCTGGCTGCAGGCAGTGGGACTCAAGCCGGATATTTTTAGTGGCTGGATAGGATTGGCGGGACCCTACAATTTTTATCCAATTACTTATAAACCGGTCCGTCCCATATTTTTCTACCCGGATTATCCCCCCAATAGTATGCCGATTGATTTTGCCAATAATGCGGATATTCCCCGAACTTTTTTAGGGGCTGCAGTGCATGACAATCTGGTGAATCCGAAAGTGAATACTGAAGTATTGGCGGCCATGCTGAAAAAGGCGGGGGTCAGTGTCGAGTTGAAAATGTATCGCGGTGTAAACCACGAAACCTTGATTGGCGCTTTTGCCAAGCCATTACGCTGGATGGCCCCGGTGCTGGACGATGTGGTGGCTTTCATCAAGGAGGGTCACGATCAGCGCATCCATCCATAA
- a CDS encoding DoxX family protein has translation MKKIILSFVFIWFFIGSLAHFIFTGSEAKIIPDYIPWHIADVYVSGFLEMLGALGLLSKKTRPYAGFGLFCLTIAVTPANVYMAMHTSIYPDIAPWILNARLVFQLIFLWMISWSSEIRWRLH, from the coding sequence GTGAAAAAGATAATTTTGAGTTTTGTATTTATATGGTTTTTTATCGGCAGCCTGGCACATTTTATCTTTACAGGCAGCGAAGCAAAAATAATTCCGGACTATATCCCCTGGCATATAGCCGATGTTTATGTGAGCGGTTTTCTTGAAATGCTCGGCGCCTTGGGGTTGCTATCAAAAAAGACCAGGCCCTATGCCGGGTTTGGTCTTTTTTGTTTAACCATTGCCGTGACACCGGCCAATGTTTATATGGCAATGCATACATCAATATACCCAGATATAGCTCCCTGGATACTCAATGCCCGGCTCGTTTTTCAACTCATTTTTTTGTGGATGATCAGTTGGTCCAGCGAAATAAGATGGCGTCTTCACTAG
- a CDS encoding 3-deoxy-7-phosphoheptulonate synthase — protein sequence MILILEADLAEQSPIFQQLLTRLKAMSDIQYRIHQEQGVEQLLSEIYLIGNTKSLRVEDMEALPGVKQAIRVSKEYRMLGRHSGDHRSQGFDYNGVHFGQDNLNVFAGLCAVDTPEHVEQMMKALQENGQVCTRMGAYKPRTSPYAFQGHGQACLPYVFELAGKYGMRVIAMEILHESHMDEIREVLEKTGHPTGVMLQIGTRNTQNFELLKAVGRQTEFPVLLKRGFGITLEESLNAAEYLASEGNTKVVFGLRGMKTNLGDPHRNFVDFAQVPTVKRLTRMPVCIDPSHSVGSRDAGPDGIPDVFHATAEGVVAGANMVLVDFHPDPATALVDGPQALLLKELPWFLEDVRLARETYEERVLLAAAQGVAE from the coding sequence ATGATCCTGATTTTAGAAGCAGATCTGGCGGAGCAGTCGCCCATTTTTCAACAGTTGCTGACCCGTCTCAAGGCCATGTCTGATATCCAGTACCGGATTCATCAGGAACAGGGCGTCGAGCAGTTGCTCAGCGAAATTTATCTGATTGGCAATACCAAATCGTTGCGGGTGGAAGACATGGAAGCCTTGCCCGGCGTGAAGCAGGCTATTCGGGTTTCCAAGGAGTATCGGATGCTTGGGCGGCATTCCGGCGATCATCGCAGCCAGGGTTTTGACTACAACGGCGTCCATTTTGGGCAGGATAACCTCAATGTATTTGCGGGTCTCTGCGCGGTCGATACGCCCGAGCACGTTGAGCAGATGATGAAAGCACTCCAGGAAAACGGTCAGGTCTGCACCCGTATGGGGGCCTACAAGCCACGCACCAGCCCTTATGCCTTTCAAGGACATGGCCAGGCCTGTTTACCCTATGTATTTGAGCTGGCTGGCAAATATGGAATGCGGGTGATTGCCATGGAAATTCTCCACGAGTCACACATGGATGAGATCCGTGAGGTTTTGGAAAAAACCGGACATCCAACCGGAGTGATGCTCCAGATTGGCACCCGTAATACCCAGAATTTTGAACTCCTCAAGGCCGTGGGAAGGCAGACCGAGTTTCCGGTGCTGCTCAAGCGTGGTTTCGGCATCACGTTGGAAGAGTCCCTCAACGCAGCAGAATATCTGGCCTCAGAGGGGAATACCAAGGTGGTGTTTGGCTTGCGTGGCATGAAAACCAACCTTGGTGATCCCCATCGCAATTTTGTGGATTTTGCCCAGGTGCCCACCGTGAAGCGTCTTACCCGGATGCCGGTCTGCATTGATCCCTCTCACTCCGTGGGCAGTCGTGATGCCGGGCCGGACGGAATTCCTGACGTTTTTCATGCTACCGCAGAGGGGGTTGTGGCGGGGGCCAACATGGTTCTGGTGGATTTTCATCCGGATCCGGCAACTGCGCTGGTAGATGGTCCTCAGGCCTTGCTGCTGAAAGAGTTACCCTGGTTTCTGGAAGATGTCCGTCTGGCTCGGGAAACCTACGAAGAGCGGGTGCTTCTGGCCGCCGCTCAGGGTGTCGCGGAGTAG
- the fumC gene encoding class II fumarate hydratase, which translates to MRQEKDSMGLVEVEDTALWGAQTQRSLNYFAIGSERMPMAVIYALARIKRAAAQINHELGLLGKDIADYIQLAASEIIDGRWDEQFPLRVWQTGSGTQSNMNVNEVIANRANELAGQVRGTKNPVHPNDHVNLGQSSNDTFPAAMHIAAALAAQQNLLPALIHLESLLAAKSQQFAALIKVGRTHLMDAVPLTLGQEFSGYQAQLQMGIQAIEQALPGLYGLALGATAVGTGLNCHPDFARQACAHMHAELGLPFHPAANFFAALAGHEALQQLSSSLRLVAMSLLKIANDIRWMASGPRAGLGELQLPENEPGSSIMPGKVNPTQAEALTMVCVQVYGNDAAIAFAASQGNFELNVYKPLIAFNILQSIELLGDAARSFAEHCLQGLEPVNERLQENMEKSLMLVTSLTPVMGYERAAAVAQHAHRNHCTLRDAVIQLGFLSGEDFDAQVRPQDML; encoded by the coding sequence ATGCGTCAGGAAAAAGACAGCATGGGTCTGGTGGAGGTGGAAGATACCGCACTGTGGGGGGCGCAAACCCAACGCTCCCTGAATTACTTTGCCATCGGCAGCGAACGGATGCCCATGGCGGTCATTTATGCCCTGGCCAGAATCAAGCGTGCTGCTGCTCAGATCAACCACGAATTGGGCCTTTTGGGTAAGGATATTGCCGATTATATTCAGCTTGCCGCCAGCGAAATCATCGATGGACGCTGGGATGAACAGTTTCCGCTGCGGGTCTGGCAGACGGGTAGCGGCACCCAGAGCAATATGAATGTCAATGAAGTGATTGCCAATCGCGCCAACGAACTGGCTGGTCAGGTCCGGGGCACGAAAAACCCCGTGCATCCCAACGATCATGTGAATCTTGGTCAGTCTTCCAATGATACTTTTCCGGCGGCCATGCATATTGCCGCCGCATTGGCGGCGCAGCAAAATCTGCTGCCCGCGCTGATCCATCTGGAAAGCCTGCTGGCGGCTAAAAGCCAGCAATTTGCGGCACTGATCAAGGTCGGACGCACGCATCTGATGGATGCTGTTCCGCTGACCCTGGGTCAGGAATTTTCCGGGTACCAGGCGCAGTTGCAGATGGGGATTCAGGCCATTGAGCAGGCTTTGCCCGGACTGTACGGACTGGCTTTGGGGGCTACGGCGGTGGGCACGGGTCTCAACTGTCATCCAGATTTCGCCAGACAGGCTTGTGCGCACATGCATGCTGAACTGGGCTTGCCTTTTCATCCGGCAGCCAATTTTTTCGCGGCGCTGGCGGGCCATGAAGCCCTCCAGCAACTGAGCAGCAGTCTGCGCCTGGTTGCCATGTCCTTGCTGAAAATAGCCAACGATATTCGCTGGATGGCATCCGGCCCCCGGGCGGGTCTGGGCGAACTGCAGCTTCCTGAAAATGAACCGGGGTCTTCCATTATGCCCGGCAAGGTGAACCCCACCCAGGCTGAGGCGTTGACCATGGTTTGCGTGCAGGTTTATGGAAATGACGCGGCCATTGCCTTCGCCGCATCCCAGGGAAATTTTGAGCTGAATGTTTACAAGCCGCTGATTGCCTTCAATATCCTGCAGTCCATCGAGCTGCTGGGGGATGCGGCCCGGTCTTTTGCCGAGCATTGTCTGCAGGGGCTGGAGCCGGTTAATGAACGCTTGCAGGAAAACATGGAAAAATCCTTGATGCTGGTGACTTCCCTGACCCCCGTGATGGGTTATGAGCGCGCGGCGGCCGTGGCCCAGCACGCCCACCGCAATCACTGTACACTCCGGGATGCGGTGATTCAGTTGGGTTTCCTCTCGGGAGAAGACTTCGACGCGCAGGTGCGGCCGCAGGACATGCTCTAA
- a CDS encoding DUF1841 family protein: MLYGSKRETYRQVFLDSWQAFREGRPLEGVQTRIVAAILDHPEYQPLLEDAERGLYQDFSPEQGQSNPFLHMSLHVGLAEMLAMNQPQGIVHLYATACEKRGEHDAEHLFVDCMGEMMWQAQRAGRPPDMGTLLACVRRGLALPDPA, from the coding sequence ATGCTTTATGGCAGTAAACGAGAAACATATCGGCAGGTATTTCTGGACAGTTGGCAAGCTTTTCGCGAGGGGCGGCCCCTCGAAGGCGTGCAGACCAGGATTGTGGCCGCTATTCTGGATCACCCCGAGTATCAGCCCTTGCTGGAAGATGCCGAACGAGGATTGTACCAGGACTTTTCCCCTGAACAGGGGCAAAGCAATCCCTTTCTGCATATGTCTCTTCATGTGGGGCTGGCAGAAATGTTGGCAATGAATCAGCCACAGGGTATCGTCCATCTTTACGCGACCGCCTGCGAAAAACGGGGTGAACATGATGCCGAACATCTTTTTGTTGACTGTATGGGCGAGATGATGTGGCAGGCACAAAGGGCGGGAAGGCCTCCGGATATGGGTACCCTGCTGGCTTGTGTGCGGCGCGGACTGGCGTTGCCAGATCCGGCTTGA
- the metG gene encoding methionine--tRNA ligase: protein MTKRILITSALPYANGPIHLGHLVEYTQTDIWARYQRLRGHDCVYVCADDAHGTPIMLRAQSEGITPEALIARMHEEHLRDFTGFGIGFDLYHSTHSPENFEVSQEIYRALRSADFINIREIEQAYDAVAGIFLPDRFIRGTCPRCQAPDQYGDSCEVCGATYSPTDLINPVSAVSGAVPERRQSEHYFFQLGDFTGFLKQWIHSGTLQEEVAHKLDEWFSIGLADWDISRDAPYFGIPIPDAPGKFFYVWLDALPGYMAATRHWCASHGRDFSDYWGPDASAEIYHFIGKDIIYFHGLFWPAMLKGSGHRLPTGIFAHGHLTVNGAKMSKSRGTSITAGQYLQHLNPEFLRYYIATRLNSHVEDIDLNLEDFLLKGNGDLVGKVVNLASRAAGFIHRFFAGQLAPSLGSDQAFYDSLLDSQEAIGEAYESREYGKAMRDIMALADQINAYVDQNAPWAMAKNPEQREALHRVVTVTLNGFRILVTLLSPVIPELARKSLAFLQTELSWPGLSQPLLKHNIQPYTHLLQRMDKSQVDALIQSPTETPGTQGTATKPEHDGKAAAKTAAAAPGTESSTMSIEDFSKIDLRIARIVAAEAVEGAEKLLHLTLDIGEEKTRSVFAGIKSAYDPASLVGRLTVMVANLAPRKMRFGLSEGMVMAASGPAGGPFLLSPDAGAEPGMRVK from the coding sequence ATGACTAAACGCATCCTGATTACCAGCGCCCTGCCCTACGCCAATGGTCCGATTCACCTTGGCCATCTGGTTGAATACACCCAAACCGACATCTGGGCCCGCTATCAGCGCCTGCGGGGTCATGATTGCGTTTACGTCTGCGCCGATGATGCCCATGGCACGCCCATCATGCTGCGCGCCCAGAGTGAAGGCATCACTCCGGAAGCCTTGATAGCACGCATGCATGAAGAGCATCTGCGCGATTTTACCGGCTTTGGCATCGGTTTTGATTTGTACCATAGCACCCACTCACCGGAAAACTTCGAGGTATCGCAGGAGATTTATCGGGCTTTGCGCAGTGCCGATTTCATCAACATCCGCGAAATCGAACAGGCTTATGATGCCGTTGCTGGCATCTTTCTACCGGATCGTTTTATACGCGGGACCTGCCCCCGTTGCCAGGCACCCGATCAATATGGAGACAGCTGCGAGGTCTGTGGCGCTACATACAGCCCCACCGACCTGATCAATCCGGTGTCTGCCGTATCGGGTGCAGTACCCGAACGTCGCCAATCCGAGCATTACTTTTTCCAGTTGGGGGATTTTACCGGGTTCCTCAAACAATGGATTCACAGCGGCACCCTCCAGGAAGAAGTCGCCCACAAGCTGGATGAGTGGTTCAGTATTGGGCTGGCCGACTGGGACATCAGCCGCGATGCACCTTACTTCGGCATCCCCATTCCCGATGCGCCGGGCAAGTTTTTTTATGTCTGGCTGGATGCCCTGCCCGGTTACATGGCAGCCACCCGCCACTGGTGTGCCAGTCATGGTCGTGATTTCAGTGATTACTGGGGACCCGACGCCAGCGCCGAAATTTATCATTTCATTGGCAAGGATATTATTTATTTTCATGGCCTGTTCTGGCCGGCGATGCTCAAGGGCTCCGGACATCGTCTGCCTACCGGTATTTTTGCTCACGGACACCTGACCGTAAACGGTGCCAAAATGAGCAAGTCCCGGGGGACTTCCATCACTGCCGGACAATATCTGCAACATCTCAATCCCGAATTTTTACGCTATTACATTGCCACCCGACTCAACAGTCATGTCGAAGACATTGACCTCAACCTTGAAGATTTCCTGCTGAAAGGCAACGGGGATCTGGTTGGCAAGGTCGTCAATCTGGCCTCGCGGGCGGCAGGATTCATTCATCGCTTTTTTGCCGGGCAACTGGCCCCATCACTGGGATCCGATCAGGCATTTTACGATAGTCTGCTGGACAGCCAGGAAGCGATTGGCGAGGCTTATGAAAGTCGCGAATATGGCAAAGCCATGCGCGACATTATGGCGCTTGCCGACCAGATTAATGCCTACGTAGACCAGAATGCCCCCTGGGCGATGGCCAAAAATCCTGAACAGCGCGAAGCATTACATCGCGTTGTCACTGTGACTCTGAATGGCTTCCGCATTCTGGTGACTTTACTCAGCCCGGTCATTCCCGAACTGGCGCGCAAATCGCTGGCATTTTTACAAACGGAGCTCAGCTGGCCGGGACTCAGCCAACCCCTGTTGAAGCACAACATTCAGCCCTACACCCATTTATTGCAACGTATGGATAAATCCCAGGTGGACGCCTTGATTCAATCCCCCACAGAAACACCCGGTACCCAAGGTACAGCAACGAAGCCCGAACATGACGGCAAAGCGGCAGCAAAAACAGCAGCAGCTGCGCCCGGCACGGAAAGCAGCACCATGAGTATTGAGGATTTCAGCAAGATCGATTTGCGCATTGCCCGGATTGTTGCGGCGGAAGCGGTGGAAGGTGCGGAAAAGTTACTGCATCTAACCCTGGATATTGGCGAAGAAAAAACCCGTTCGGTGTTTGCGGGTATCAAGAGTGCCTATGATCCGGCCAGCCTGGTGGGACGTCTGACGGTCATGGTGGCCAATCTCGCGCCGCGTAAAATGCGTTTTGGCCTGTCTGAGGGCATGGTCATGGCCGCCAGTGGTCCGGCGGGGGGGCCTTTCCTCCTGTCTCCAGATGCCGGCGCCGAACCCGGCATGCGGGTGAAGTAG
- the rpmG gene encoding 50S ribosomal protein L33: MRDKIKLVSTAGTGHFYTTTKNKKTTPDKLEMKKYDPKVRKHVAYREDKIK; encoded by the coding sequence ATGCGCGACAAAATCAAATTGGTTTCCACGGCCGGTACCGGTCATTTCTACACCACGACCAAAAACAAGAAGACCACACCGGACAAGCTGGAAATGAAAAAGTACGATCCCAAAGTCCGTAAGCACGTGGCTTACCGGGAAGACAAAATCAAGTAA
- a CDS encoding group I truncated hemoglobin, which translates to MKYFRSGVAVLMAGLAVSLVAPLAQAAPSAASVQRADIKMPIQNHIDAFGGKSGVKALINTFVGYVAADPHINYYFAHTNIKALKYNLTQQVCEVVGGPCTYTGPTMTAAHKGLHVTTAAFNYLAQDMIKAMDQRDIAKPAQNYLLAQLAAMEPQIVTANGPLG; encoded by the coding sequence ATGAAATATTTTAGATCAGGAGTTGCAGTGTTGATGGCAGGATTGGCGGTGAGCCTCGTGGCGCCTTTGGCTCAGGCCGCTCCGAGTGCTGCATCGGTGCAGCGGGCAGATATCAAAATGCCGATTCAAAATCATATTGATGCTTTTGGTGGCAAGTCCGGAGTTAAAGCGCTCATTAATACGTTTGTTGGTTATGTGGCGGCAGATCCCCATATTAATTATTATTTTGCTCATACCAACATCAAGGCCCTGAAATATAATCTGACGCAACAGGTTTGCGAAGTGGTGGGCGGACCCTGTACCTACACTGGCCCGACGATGACTGCAGCACACAAAGGCTTGCACGTTACCACAGCAGCATTCAATTATCTGGCACAGGATATGATCAAGGCGATGGATCAGCGTGATATTGCCAAACCGGCGCAGAACTATCTTTTGGCGCAACTGGCAGCCATGGAACCACAAATTGTTACGGCCAATGGTCCGTTGGGTTAA
- a CDS encoding M3 family oligoendopeptidase — translation MVKAVQSTTTGAESIHWRLQDLYAGSDDPRLEADMLWASSAAEDFARQYRPGLGDLDAAALATAMQSLEAIRQRLGRVGTFRYLSYVTHADQPAYGAALQAYEEAATQVSNQLIFFDIAWNAVDENRAEQLLQDPALAHWAHLLRNWRQYRSHLRSESEEQILSEKRVTGRALWERLFDETLTEMRFNLRGKAMTEQEVLTLLSNPDRTLRHDAAESLSTGLESRLHTLTTCFNAILADKALDDRLRSYPHWLSERNLSNEISDSMVEALEAAVVSRYALVARYYRLKAKLLRVAPLMDYDRYAPISSAARCYDWAECQRIVLAAVHDFSPELGAIGQRFFDEHWIDAALAPGKRGGAFAHPVTPDVHPYLMVNYTGTVRDVMTVAHELGHGIHQYLAREQGYLNADTPLTTAETASVFGEMLTFERLMREEQDPQQRLTLLCGKIEDTFATVFRQMAMHRFEVVMHNARRSEGELSKERLAELWMQTQTEQFADSIQFSPGYRWWWSYIPHFIGSPGYVYAYAFGELLTLALIQRYRENPQGFVPGYVAMLKLGGSKTPAEVVAETGVNLEDPDLWSKALDYLASMVDEAESLAGVR, via the coding sequence ATGGTAAAAGCAGTGCAATCGACAACAACCGGCGCTGAAAGTATTCACTGGCGTTTACAGGACCTTTATGCGGGTTCGGATGATCCGCGCCTGGAAGCCGATATGCTTTGGGCCAGCAGCGCAGCAGAAGATTTTGCCCGGCAGTATCGACCGGGTTTGGGCGATCTGGATGCGGCTGCCCTGGCCACAGCCATGCAAAGTCTGGAGGCCATTCGTCAACGGTTGGGTCGGGTAGGGACTTTTCGTTATCTGAGTTATGTCACCCATGCCGACCAGCCCGCGTATGGGGCGGCGTTGCAGGCTTATGAAGAAGCCGCGACTCAAGTCAGCAATCAGTTGATATTTTTTGATATTGCCTGGAATGCAGTCGATGAGAATCGTGCTGAACAGTTACTTCAGGATCCCGCTCTCGCCCACTGGGCGCATCTGCTTCGCAACTGGCGGCAATATCGCAGTCACTTGCGCAGTGAGAGCGAAGAACAGATTCTTTCGGAAAAGCGGGTAACTGGTCGGGCACTCTGGGAGCGCCTTTTTGACGAAACGCTGACAGAGATGCGTTTCAATCTGCGCGGTAAGGCCATGACCGAGCAGGAAGTGCTGACCCTGCTGTCCAATCCTGACCGGACATTGCGTCATGATGCGGCAGAATCCCTGAGTACGGGACTGGAAAGCCGCCTGCACACTTTGACCACCTGTTTTAATGCCATTCTGGCCGATAAGGCCCTGGACGACCGACTGCGTTCTTATCCCCATTGGCTCAGTGAGCGCAATCTGAGTAACGAAATTTCCGACAGCATGGTCGAGGCCCTGGAGGCGGCCGTGGTGTCCCGCTACGCTCTGGTGGCCCGCTATTATCGACTCAAGGCCAAACTGCTGAGGGTAGCGCCGCTGATGGACTATGACCGCTATGCGCCCATCTCCAGTGCAGCGCGGTGTTACGACTGGGCGGAATGTCAGCGTATTGTGCTGGCGGCGGTCCATGATTTTTCGCCGGAGCTGGGTGCCATCGGTCAACGTTTTTTTGACGAACACTGGATTGATGCGGCTCTGGCACCCGGTAAACGGGGTGGGGCTTTTGCTCATCCGGTGACTCCTGACGTACATCCTTACCTGATGGTCAATTATACCGGTACGGTGCGCGACGTGATGACCGTGGCCCACGAACTCGGGCACGGCATCCATCAGTATCTGGCGCGTGAGCAGGGCTATCTGAATGCCGATACGCCGCTGACTACAGCGGAAACAGCCTCGGTGTTCGGAGAAATGCTGACTTTTGAACGGCTGATGCGCGAGGAGCAGGACCCGCAGCAACGTCTGACCTTGCTCTGCGGCAAAATTGAGGACACCTTTGCCACGGTATTCCGACAGATGGCCATGCATCGCTTTGAGGTGGTGATGCACAATGCCCGTCGCAGCGAGGGCGAACTCAGCAAGGAAAGGCTCGCAGAGCTGTGGATGCAAACCCAGACCGAGCAGTTTGCCGACAGTATCCAGTTCAGTCCCGGATACCGCTGGTGGTGGAGTTATATCCCGCATTTTATCGGCTCTCCCGGCTATGTGTACGCTTATGCTTTTGGTGAATTGCTGACTTTGGCTTTAATTCAGCGTTATCGGGAAAATCCCCAGGGTTTTGTGCCGGGATATGTCGCCATGTTGAAACTTGGGGGCAGCAAAACGCCTGCCGAGGTGGTGGCAGAAACGGGTGTCAATCTGGAAGATCCGGATTTGTGGTCAAAAGCCCTGGATTATCTTGCCAGTATGGTGGATGAGGCGGAATCCCTGGCCGGAGTCCGTTGA